GGTCGAAATCGCGGACACGCTTGAAATCGCGACTGGCCTCGCGGTCGCCGAGCGAGAGCTCGCTCGCTTCACGCGCGTCGCGAAATGCCACCGGGCGCTCGTCGATCTCCATCCGGTGGAAGGCCCCCTGGAGGAGATGGAGCACGTGGTAAGCCCCGCTGTTTCCCCGCCGCAGGAAGAGGAGCGCCGACTCCCCGTCGGCGAACGACGGAGCACCCCAGATCCGCTGACCGACACCGTCCTTGCGCACTCCGCCCGGGACCTCGACGGTCAAGGCGGCGGAGGGGTCGTCGCCCTTGAGGAGCCGCTCGACGACGACGCGATAGCGCGTCATCGGGCGCCCTTCGCCTTCCGGTGCCAGCCGCTCTTCCACCCGAACGACGGCGATCAAATCGGCCTGCGCGGTCAGGTCGGCGTCCGAGACGGCGACGAACGAGGTCGCGGAGGCGGCTCCGGCGACGAGCAGGGGGGCGAGGGCGGCGGCGAGGCGGGCGAGGCAGGAGATGCGGGGCATGGGCTTCCTCAAGGTCTCGCGGCAAGTTACGTGACCGGCCGCAGGGCTGTCAATTCCGCCGTGCATCGCACTCGCGTCGCGCCCCGGTCATCGCTCGGCTGGCCGGGAATCGACGCCGGCCGGTCCAGTAGAATCGAGCGGCGTCGCGCCTCGGGAGCCGCCCTCCGCTGCCGTGTCGACCGGAATCGGGTCTTGTCCGTAGGAGAGGGAGATGACTCTTTCGCTCAGTCCCCCCGAGGTGGCCGCCGCCATCCGGCGCCTCGAGGAGAACGTCGCCCGCGTCGTGCGGGGCAAGCCCGAGGCGATCCGGCTCTCGCTCGTCTGCCTCATGGCTCGTGGCCACGTTCTGCTCGAGGACGTCCCCGGAGTCGGCAAGACCACCCTCGCCCAGGCCCTGGCCCGCTCGCTCGGGCTCGAGTACCAGCGCATCCAGTTCACCTCCGACCTGCTCCCGTCCGACATCATCGGCGTCTCGATCTTCAATCAGCGGCGCGAGGCGTTCGAGTTCGTCCAGGGACCGCTCTTTGCCAACATCGTGCTGGCCGACGAGATCAACCGGGCGACGCCCAAGACGCAGTCGGCCCTGCTCGAGGCGATGAGCGAGCGGCGCGTCTCCGTGGAGCGCCAGCGCCATGCGCTGCCCGAGCCGTTCCTCGTCCTGGCGACGCAGAACCCGCACGAGTACATCGGCACGTTCCCGCTCCCCGAGTCGCAGCTCGACCGCTTCGAGATGTCGCTGCGCCTCGGCTACCCGCCGCGGCGGGAGGAGCGGGATCTGCTGCTCTCGGGCGGCGTCGAGCGCACCCTCGCCGAGCTCCCCGCGGTGCTCGGACCCGACGAGCTCGCGGCGCTGCAGCGGCTGGTTCCCGAGGTGCGGCTGGCCGAGAAGATCGCCGACTACGTGCTCGAGCTCTGCGAGGCGACGCGGCGCGGCGAGGAGTTTCAGCTCGGCGTCTCGACGCGCGCGGCGCAGGGGCTCTGTCGCGCCGCGCAAGCCCTGGCGATTTGCGAAGGGCGCGACTTCGTCGTCCCCGACGACGTCCAGCGCCTCGTCGTGCCGGTCCTCGGCCACCGGGTCGTGCTGCGGCGGGGAAGCGGCAGCGGCGACCCGGCGCGCCGGGCACTCGAGC
This genomic window from Holophagales bacterium contains:
- a CDS encoding MoxR family ATPase; the encoded protein is MTLSLSPPEVAAAIRRLEENVARVVRGKPEAIRLSLVCLMARGHVLLEDVPGVGKTTLAQALARSLGLEYQRIQFTSDLLPSDIIGVSIFNQRREAFEFVQGPLFANIVLADEINRATPKTQSALLEAMSERRVSVERQRHALPEPFLVLATQNPHEYIGTFPLPESQLDRFEMSLRLGYPPRREERDLLLSGGVERTLAELPAVLGPDELAALQRLVPEVRLAEKIADYVLELCEATRRGEEFQLGVSTRAAQGLCRAAQALAICEGRDFVVPDDVQRLVVPVLGHRVVLRRGSGSGDPARRALEQLVAGLPVPL